In Helianthus annuus cultivar XRQ/B chromosome 3, HanXRQr2.0-SUNRISE, whole genome shotgun sequence, a single window of DNA contains:
- the LOC110930582 gene encoding acid beta-fructofuranosidase 2, vacuolar produces the protein MTSQTSSDVENPTHAPLLDDDYGYVPSLDASDQPSQPQETNRQPSKPVLLLISGLLAIGLLVALIVGNVRIETHDNDAPLPERRDPIEQGVSEKSFGLPPNVSSFSWTDDMLSWQMPAFHFTPGKNWMNDPNGPVFYKGWYHLFYQYSPAAPVWGLIVWGHAVSRDMVHWRHLPIAMETDKWYDVNGVWTGSTTILPNNELVVLYTGSTNESVQVQNLAYPANPSDPLLVNWVKDPANPVLVPPKWINIKDFRDPTTAWLTPEGRWRMVIGTKVNRTGIAILYDTDDFKSYDLLDTKLHQVDGTGMWECVDFFPVSKNESGGLDTGVIGPGIKHVLKASMDDDRCDYYAIGDYNPKTGTWVPDNPKIDVGIGLRYDYGIYYASKTFYDQNKERRILWSWIKETDSESSDIKKGWASLMAVPRTVALDPLTGSNLLQWPIEELENIRSNLNEFNEVKLEPGSLVPLNVGPTSQLDIMVEFELDKKLTDSLLPLKAGSVPYNCAGHGGAGVRDALGPFGVLVLANKNLTEHTPAYFYIVKGKKGELDTFFCIDQSRSSIAKDVDKSIYGSTVPVLEGEKLSMRILVDHSIVEGYAQGGRSCITSRVYPTEAINDDAQIFLFNNATSITVTASLKTWQMGVSSTNGSGWVWIGPSLILVVVFFFVVWTWQNQRNNRS, from the exons ATGACATCCCAAACTTCATCCGACGTCGAAAACCCAACTCACGCCCCCCTTCTCGATGATGATTATGGCTATGTCCCGTCCCTAGACGCAAGTGATCAACCCTCTCAACCTCAAGAAACCAACCGACAACCTAGCAAACCCGTTCTCCTTTTGATATCCGGGTTGTTGGCCATTGGCTTGTTGGTGGCCTTGATAGTCGGAAATGTGCGTATTGAAACCCATGACAACGATGCTCCATTGCCCGAAAGGAGGGATCCAATCGAACAAGGTGTTTCCGAAAAATCATTCGGGTTACCGCCTAATGTATCTTCTTTTTCGTGGACCGACGACATGTTGAGCTGGCAAATGCCCGCTTTCCATTTCACTCCGGGAAAGAACTGGATGAACG ATCCAAATG GTCCGGTATTTTACAAGGGATGGTACCATTTATTTTACCAATACAGTCCAGCGGCCCCAGTATGGGGTCTAATCGTGTGGGGTCATGCGGTATCCAGAGACATGGTTCATTGGCGACACCTTCCAATAGCAATGGAGACAGACAAATGGTACGATGTGAATGGTGTATGGACCGGGTCAACAACCATCCTTCCAAATAATGAACTCGTGGTACTTTACACCGGTTCAACCAATGAATCGGTTCAGGTCCAAAACCTAGCGTACCCAGCCAACCCATCTGACCCCCTCCTTGTTAACTGGGTCAAGGACCCCGCTAACCCGGTCTTGGTCCCACCAAAATGGATCAACATAAAGGACTTCCGTGACCCGACCACGGCCTGGCTCACACCTGAAGGCAGATGGCGAATGGTGATCGGAACAAAAGTAAATAGAACCGGAATTGCGATATTGTACGATACCGATGATTTCAAAAGTTACGACCTTCTAGACACCAAGCTTCATCAGGTCGATGGTACGGGAATGTGGGAATGTGTCGATTTTTTTCCGGTTTCGAAAAATGAGTCTGGTGGTCTTGATACCGGGGTTATTGGGCCTGGTATAAAGCATGTTCTTAAAGCTAGCATGGATGATGATAGATGCGATTATTATGCGATTGGAGATTATAACCCGAAAACCGGAACATGGGTCCCGGATAATCCAAAAATCGACGTTGGAATCGGTTTAAGATATGATTATGGGATATACTACGCGTCTAAAACGTTCTATGACCAAAACAAAGAACGAAGGATTTTATGGAGTTGGATCAAGGAGACCGATAGCGAAAGCTCGGATATCAAGAAGGGTTGGGCTTCTCTTATG GCGGTTCCAAGAACGGTTGCGCTAGATCCATTAACCGGTAGCAATTTGCTTCAATGGCCCATTGAAGAGTTGGAAAACATTAGGTCTAATCTGAATGAGTTCAATGAAGTTAAACTTGAGCCCGGCTCACTCGTTCCACTTAATGTGGGCCCAACATCTCAG TTGGATATAATGGTCGAGTTTGAGTTGGACAAGAAGCTTACCGATAGCCTACTACCCTTAAAAGCTGGTAGTGTCCCATACAACTGTGCGGGCCACGGTGGAGCTGGTGTGAGAGACGCGCTAGGCCCATTTGGCGTGTTGGTTCTTGCAAACAAGAACCTAACCGAACACACGCCTGCTTACTTCTACATTGTCAAAGGCAAAAAAGGTGAACTGGATACATTCTTTTGCATAGATCAATCAAG ATCTTCCATTGCTAAGGATGTCGATAAGTCTATTTACGGTAGCACCGTTCCTGTTCTTGAAGGCGAAAAACTCTCCATGAGAATCTTG GTGGATCATTCGATAGTCGAAGGTTACGCACAAGGAGGGCGATCATGCATCACCTCACGTGTTTATCCAACAGAAGCGATTAACGACGATGCTCAAatattcttattcaacaatgccACTAGCATTACCGTGACAGCTTCACTCAAGACATGGCAAATGGGCGTCTCATCAACGAACGGCAGCGGATGGGTTTGGATTGGCCCATCACTTATCTTAGTTGTCGTCTTTTTCTTCGTGGTATGGACGTGGCAAAATCAGAGAAACAACCGGTCCTAA
- the LOC110930580 gene encoding transaldolase isoform X2: MSATSFHTASLTSSSILLQDKRTRFALRSVTPVSAITSRRSCARIRASYTDYSASANTGGRTELDALSHYSEVVPDTVVFDDFERFPPTAATVSSSLLLGICSLPDTTFKGAVDTALADKECYGLGTPDARMTCFVNKALVNVGGELSKLVPGRVSTEVDARLAYDTHAIVGKVERLLQLYNSIDVPAERLLFKIPATWQGIEAARLLESEGIQTHMTFVYSFCQAAAAAQAGASVIQIFVGRLRDWARNHSGDPEIDAALKRGEDPGLALVTKTYNYIHKYGHKSKLMVASIRNKQDVFNVLGVDYIITPLKILQALKESVTPDDDKYTFVKRLSSQSAAAYNFTDEELVKWDQLSFASGMGPAALELLASGMDGYSNQAKRVEELFGKIWPPPNV; this comes from the exons ATGTCAGCTACTTCATTCCACACTGCTTCACTCACCTCTTCCTCCATTCTTCTTcag GACAAAAGAACACGATTTGCGTTACGATCCGTAACTCCAGTTTCCGCCATCACTTCTCGCAGATCCTGTGCTCGAATTAGAGCTTCCTACACTGATTATTCTGCTTCTGCTAACACCG GTGGAAGGACTGAATTGGATGCGTTGTCACACTACAGTGAAGTTGTTCCGGATACTgttgttttcgatgattttgagaG GTTTCCTCCGACTGCTGCCACTGTTAGTTCTTCTCTTTTGTTAGGAATTTGCAGCCTGCCTGATACAACTTTTAAG GGTGCTGTGGATACTGCATTGGCCGATAAGGAGTGTTATGGTCTAGGGACCCCAGATGCTCGGATGACATGTTTTGTTAATAAG GCTTTAGTGAATGTTGGTGGTGAGCTTTCGAAGCTAGTGCCTGGCCGTGTTTCAACTGAAGTGGATGCTCGGCTTGCTTATGACACGCATGCTATTGTTGGGAAG GTGGAAAGACTGTTGCAATTGTACAACAGTATTGATGTCCCTGCAGAACGTTTGTTATTCAAAATTCCTGCAACTTGGCAA GGAATTGAGGCTGCAAGATTGTTGGAATCTGAAGGCATACAAACACATATGACTTTCGTCTACAG CTTTTGTCAAGCTGCGGCTGCTGCTCAAGCTGGTGCATCTGTTATTCAAATTTTTGTTGGCCGCCTGAGG GATTGGGCACGCAACCACAGTGGTGATCCTGAAATAGACGCTGCTCTTAAAAGAGGAGAAGATCCGGGTTTGGCTTTG GTGACAAAAACTTATAATTATATCCACAAATACGGGCATAAATCAAAGTTGATGGTTGCCTCAATCCGAAACAAGCAGGACGTTTTCAATGTTTTAGG GGTCGATTATATCATCACTCCTTTGAAGATATTGCAGGCTCTTAAGGAATCTGTGACTCCTGATGACGATAAGTATACATTTGTCAAAAGACTATCCTCACAATCTGCTGCAGCCTATAACTTCACCGATGAAGAG CTGGTAAAGTGGGACCAATTGAGCTTTGCTTCGGGTATGGGGCCCGCCGCTTTGGAACTTCTTGCTTCTGGGAtggatggttattccaaccaagCAAAGAGAGTGGAAGAGCTATTTGGAAAAATCTGGCCGCCACCAAACGTTTGA
- the LOC110930580 gene encoding transaldolase isoform X1 → MSATSFHTASLTSSSILLQQDKRTRFALRSVTPVSAITSRRSCARIRASYTDYSASANTGGRTELDALSHYSEVVPDTVVFDDFERFPPTAATVSSSLLLGICSLPDTTFKGAVDTALADKECYGLGTPDARMTCFVNKALVNVGGELSKLVPGRVSTEVDARLAYDTHAIVGKVERLLQLYNSIDVPAERLLFKIPATWQGIEAARLLESEGIQTHMTFVYSFCQAAAAAQAGASVIQIFVGRLRDWARNHSGDPEIDAALKRGEDPGLALVTKTYNYIHKYGHKSKLMVASIRNKQDVFNVLGVDYIITPLKILQALKESVTPDDDKYTFVKRLSSQSAAAYNFTDEELVKWDQLSFASGMGPAALELLASGMDGYSNQAKRVEELFGKIWPPPNV, encoded by the exons ATGTCAGCTACTTCATTCCACACTGCTTCACTCACCTCTTCCTCCATTCTTCTTcag CAGGACAAAAGAACACGATTTGCGTTACGATCCGTAACTCCAGTTTCCGCCATCACTTCTCGCAGATCCTGTGCTCGAATTAGAGCTTCCTACACTGATTATTCTGCTTCTGCTAACACCG GTGGAAGGACTGAATTGGATGCGTTGTCACACTACAGTGAAGTTGTTCCGGATACTgttgttttcgatgattttgagaG GTTTCCTCCGACTGCTGCCACTGTTAGTTCTTCTCTTTTGTTAGGAATTTGCAGCCTGCCTGATACAACTTTTAAG GGTGCTGTGGATACTGCATTGGCCGATAAGGAGTGTTATGGTCTAGGGACCCCAGATGCTCGGATGACATGTTTTGTTAATAAG GCTTTAGTGAATGTTGGTGGTGAGCTTTCGAAGCTAGTGCCTGGCCGTGTTTCAACTGAAGTGGATGCTCGGCTTGCTTATGACACGCATGCTATTGTTGGGAAG GTGGAAAGACTGTTGCAATTGTACAACAGTATTGATGTCCCTGCAGAACGTTTGTTATTCAAAATTCCTGCAACTTGGCAA GGAATTGAGGCTGCAAGATTGTTGGAATCTGAAGGCATACAAACACATATGACTTTCGTCTACAG CTTTTGTCAAGCTGCGGCTGCTGCTCAAGCTGGTGCATCTGTTATTCAAATTTTTGTTGGCCGCCTGAGG GATTGGGCACGCAACCACAGTGGTGATCCTGAAATAGACGCTGCTCTTAAAAGAGGAGAAGATCCGGGTTTGGCTTTG GTGACAAAAACTTATAATTATATCCACAAATACGGGCATAAATCAAAGTTGATGGTTGCCTCAATCCGAAACAAGCAGGACGTTTTCAATGTTTTAGG GGTCGATTATATCATCACTCCTTTGAAGATATTGCAGGCTCTTAAGGAATCTGTGACTCCTGATGACGATAAGTATACATTTGTCAAAAGACTATCCTCACAATCTGCTGCAGCCTATAACTTCACCGATGAAGAG CTGGTAAAGTGGGACCAATTGAGCTTTGCTTCGGGTATGGGGCCCGCCGCTTTGGAACTTCTTGCTTCTGGGAtggatggttattccaaccaagCAAAGAGAGTGGAAGAGCTATTTGGAAAAATCTGGCCGCCACCAAACGTTTGA
- the LOC110930581 gene encoding probable trehalose-phosphate phosphatase F isoform X1 — MQSSSPPRKSMLKDIAIELASDDSDLVYYSWMLKYPSALKSFHHIITRAHKKKIVIFLDYDGTLSPIVDDPERAFMSIDMHSAVKDVAKYFPTAIISGRSRDKVFELVGLTELFYAGSHGMDIIFPAKDTISVNRLNYIRSTDKQGKEVNLFQPAREFIPMINEVFRTLVEVTKDIPGAFVENHKFCTSVHYRNVDEKSWRMIAQRVHDVLKDYPRLTLTHGRKVLEVRPLIDWDKGKAVEFLLESLGLSNANDVLPIYIGDDRTDEDAFKVLREGNRGYGILVSSVPKESKAFLSLRDTSEVKEFLKSLVRWKEQMSNVDG; from the exons ATGCAATCTTCTTCACCTCCTCGTAAAAGCATGCTTAAAGATATCGCAATTGAGCTTGCTTCTGATGACAGTGATCTCGTTTATTATTCTTGGATG CTCAAGTATCCATCGGCCCTCAAGTCCTTTCACCATATTATAACTCGTGCACATAAGAAAAAGATCGTGATCTTCTTAGATTATGACGGGACCCTCTCACCAATCGTAGATGATCCCGAACGCGCTTTTATGTCAATTGAC ATGCATTCTGCCGTAAAAGATGTTGCTAAGTACTTCCCCACAGCTATCATTAGCGGAAGAAGCCGCGATAAG GTTTTTGAGTTAGTAGGACTAACCGAACTATTTTATGCTGGTAGTCATGGTATGGACATCATATTTCCTGCCAAAGATACAATTTCGGTCAACCGTTTAAACTATATTCGATCTACTGACAAACAG GGTAAGGAAGTAAATTTGTTCCAACCTGCTAGAGAGTTCATACCAATGATCAATGAGGTTTTCAGGACCCTTGTTGAGGTAACGAAGGATATCCCAGGGGCATTTGTGGAAAATCATAAATTTTGTACTTCTGTACATTATCGTAACGTTGATGAGAAG AGCTGGCGTATGATTGCACAACGTGTTCATGATGTCTTGAAAGATTATCCTCGTTTGACATTAACTCACGGACGGAAG GTTTTAGAGGTCCGTCCTTTGATTGATTGGGACAAAGGGAAAGCGGTTGAATTTTTACTCGAATCGCTTG GGCTAAGCAATGCTAATGATGTGCTTCCAATTTATATCGGGGATGATAGAACAGACGAAGATGCATTCAAG GTGTTAAGAGAAGGAAACCGCGGTTATGGGATTCTGGTATCTTCGGTACCCAAAGAAAGCAAAGCTTTCTTGTCTCTTCGGGACACTTCAGAGGTCAAAGAGTTCCTTAAATCGTTAGTTCGATGGAAGGAACAAATGTCTAATGTTGACGGTTAA
- the LOC110930581 gene encoding probable trehalose-phosphate phosphatase F isoform X3 has product MSIDMHSAVKDVAKYFPTAIISGRSRDKVFELVGLTELFYAGSHGMDIIFPAKDTISVNRLNYIRSTDKQGKEVNLFQPAREFIPMINEVFRTLVEVTKDIPGAFVENHKFCTSVHYRNVDEKSWRMIAQRVHDVLKDYPRLTLTHGRKVLEVRPLIDWDKGKAVEFLLESLGLSNANDVLPIYIGDDRTDEDAFKVLREGNRGYGILVSSVPKESKAFLSLRDTSEVKEFLKSLVRWKEQMSNVDG; this is encoded by the exons ATGTCAATTGAC ATGCATTCTGCCGTAAAAGATGTTGCTAAGTACTTCCCCACAGCTATCATTAGCGGAAGAAGCCGCGATAAG GTTTTTGAGTTAGTAGGACTAACCGAACTATTTTATGCTGGTAGTCATGGTATGGACATCATATTTCCTGCCAAAGATACAATTTCGGTCAACCGTTTAAACTATATTCGATCTACTGACAAACAG GGTAAGGAAGTAAATTTGTTCCAACCTGCTAGAGAGTTCATACCAATGATCAATGAGGTTTTCAGGACCCTTGTTGAGGTAACGAAGGATATCCCAGGGGCATTTGTGGAAAATCATAAATTTTGTACTTCTGTACATTATCGTAACGTTGATGAGAAG AGCTGGCGTATGATTGCACAACGTGTTCATGATGTCTTGAAAGATTATCCTCGTTTGACATTAACTCACGGACGGAAG GTTTTAGAGGTCCGTCCTTTGATTGATTGGGACAAAGGGAAAGCGGTTGAATTTTTACTCGAATCGCTTG GGCTAAGCAATGCTAATGATGTGCTTCCAATTTATATCGGGGATGATAGAACAGACGAAGATGCATTCAAG GTGTTAAGAGAAGGAAACCGCGGTTATGGGATTCTGGTATCTTCGGTACCCAAAGAAAGCAAAGCTTTCTTGTCTCTTCGGGACACTTCAGAGGTCAAAGAGTTCCTTAAATCGTTAGTTCGATGGAAGGAACAAATGTCTAATGTTGACGGTTAA
- the LOC110930581 gene encoding probable trehalose-phosphate phosphatase F isoform X2 produces the protein MHSFENELKYPSALKSFHHIITRAHKKKIVIFLDYDGTLSPIVDDPERAFMSIDMHSAVKDVAKYFPTAIISGRSRDKVFELVGLTELFYAGSHGMDIIFPAKDTISVNRLNYIRSTDKQGKEVNLFQPAREFIPMINEVFRTLVEVTKDIPGAFVENHKFCTSVHYRNVDEKSWRMIAQRVHDVLKDYPRLTLTHGRKVLEVRPLIDWDKGKAVEFLLESLGLSNANDVLPIYIGDDRTDEDAFKVLREGNRGYGILVSSVPKESKAFLSLRDTSEVKEFLKSLVRWKEQMSNVDG, from the exons ATGCATAGTTTCGAAAATGAG CTCAAGTATCCATCGGCCCTCAAGTCCTTTCACCATATTATAACTCGTGCACATAAGAAAAAGATCGTGATCTTCTTAGATTATGACGGGACCCTCTCACCAATCGTAGATGATCCCGAACGCGCTTTTATGTCAATTGAC ATGCATTCTGCCGTAAAAGATGTTGCTAAGTACTTCCCCACAGCTATCATTAGCGGAAGAAGCCGCGATAAG GTTTTTGAGTTAGTAGGACTAACCGAACTATTTTATGCTGGTAGTCATGGTATGGACATCATATTTCCTGCCAAAGATACAATTTCGGTCAACCGTTTAAACTATATTCGATCTACTGACAAACAG GGTAAGGAAGTAAATTTGTTCCAACCTGCTAGAGAGTTCATACCAATGATCAATGAGGTTTTCAGGACCCTTGTTGAGGTAACGAAGGATATCCCAGGGGCATTTGTGGAAAATCATAAATTTTGTACTTCTGTACATTATCGTAACGTTGATGAGAAG AGCTGGCGTATGATTGCACAACGTGTTCATGATGTCTTGAAAGATTATCCTCGTTTGACATTAACTCACGGACGGAAG GTTTTAGAGGTCCGTCCTTTGATTGATTGGGACAAAGGGAAAGCGGTTGAATTTTTACTCGAATCGCTTG GGCTAAGCAATGCTAATGATGTGCTTCCAATTTATATCGGGGATGATAGAACAGACGAAGATGCATTCAAG GTGTTAAGAGAAGGAAACCGCGGTTATGGGATTCTGGTATCTTCGGTACCCAAAGAAAGCAAAGCTTTCTTGTCTCTTCGGGACACTTCAGAGGTCAAAGAGTTCCTTAAATCGTTAGTTCGATGGAAGGAACAAATGTCTAATGTTGACGGTTAA
- the LOC118490561 gene encoding uncharacterized protein LOC118490561, whose protein sequence is MSRRLFTRIANDLAGLDPFFTQRPDARNYEGFTTLQKCTTAIRQLAYVTVADALDEYLQMSARTTRECLYRFCHNVVKLYSKKYLRKPNAYDVQQLYQAHEARHGFPGMLGSIDCMHWGWHNCPTAWRGQYTRGDHGYPTVILEAVASQDLWIWHSFFGLPGSLNDLNVLYQSAIFTDVVM, encoded by the coding sequence ATGAGTCGCCGCTTATTCACACGGATTGCTAATGATTTGGCGGGGCTAGACCCGTTTTTCACGCAACGACCTGATGCTCGAAATTATGAAGGGTTCACCACGTTACAAAAGTGTACTacggccattcgccaactggcGTACGTGACAGTGGCCGACGCTTTGGACGAGTACTTACAGATGTCGGCAAGAACTACGCGGGAATGTTTGTATCGGTTTTGCCATAATGTGGTGAAACTGTACAGCAAAAAATATTTGCGGAAACCAAACGCGTATGATGTTCAACAGTTGTACCAAGCTCATGAAGCAAGGCACGGGTTTCCGGGAATGCTTGGTAGCATTGATTGTATGCATTGGGGGTGGCATAACTGCCCGACTGCGTGGCGCGGCCAATATACGCGAGGTGATCACGGCTATCCAACCGTGATACTTGAAGCCGTGGCATCACAAGATTTGTGGATATGGCATTCTTTCTTTGGTCTCCCTGGTTCACTCAACGACCTCAACGTGTTATACCAATCGGCGATCTTTACCGATGTcgttatgtaa